One window from the genome of Oryza glaberrima chromosome 3, OglaRS2, whole genome shotgun sequence encodes:
- the LOC127768778 gene encoding subtilisin-like protease yields MSSSTNLMINLLVLLALASLLSPAPALCYIHAGEASSVVRTPNGTPPPPADAYRTYIVLVDPPPHGAATDDDGHRRWHESFLPGGRRMDDGADQARIIRSYTEVFEGFAARLTAAELAGVVSKKPGFVRAFPGRRTLRLMTTHTPEFLGLTRGAGFWRDVAGYGKGVVVGLLDTGVHAAHPSFDDRGVPPPPARWRGSCAVAATRRCNNKLVGVKSFVDGGGGGDDDVGHGTHTASTAAGNFVAGGASDRGLGAGTAAGIAPGAHVAMYKVCNGSGCDDDAVLAGFDEAMKDGVDVLSVSLGRWSSPPFDEDPIAIAAFSAVARGITVVCAAGNGGPEPSTVSNDAPWLLTVAAGSVDRSFSTTVLLGNGELVAGQALAQQPNSSTSYYPLLFSEKQPKCNELAGIVGDGVAGHLVVCQSDPVEDESVVSAMMATGAGGVVLINTESEGYTTVLEDYGPGMVQVTVAGGHNITEYARSSSSSAGGCKPNATVVFDNTLLSVHPAPTVASFSSRGPSKVAPGVLKPDVLAPGLNILAAWPPHLQHGGGGGGGGLFKVISGTSMATPHASGVAALVKSRHPDWSPAAIKSAILTTSDAVDGAGNPILDEHHERATAFLTGAGHINPARAADPGLVYDIAVADYAGYICALLGDAGLGTIVRNESLSCGKLDKNKIPEAQLNYPTITVPLPRSSSSAAPPPFTVNRTVTNVGPARSTYTVKLEIPRSLTMRVSPEKLVFSGVGEKKDFSVTVSGGGGGGEVVEGSLSWVSGKHVVRSPIVAVPQPYLKLGS; encoded by the coding sequence ATGTCATCCTCTACAAATCTCATGATCAATCTTCTTGTGTTACTGGCTCTAGCCTCCTTGCTCTCTCCTGCACCTGCACTCTGCTATATCCATGCAGGTGAAGCAAGCAGCGTCGTCCGTACTCCGAatggcacgccgccgccgccagccgacGCCTACCGGACTTACATCGTGCTCGTcgacccgccgccgcacggcgcgGCCACGGACGACGACGGGCACCGCCGGTGGCACGAGTCTTTCTTGCCGGGAGGCCGGCGcatggacgacggcgccgatcAGGCACGGATCATCCGCTCCTACACCGAGGTGTTCGAGGGCTTCGCCGCGAggctcaccgccgccgagctcgccggcgtggtgTCCAAGAAGCCCGGGTTCGTGCGCGCGTTCCCGGGGCGCCGGACGCTGCGCCTCATGACGACGCACACGCCGGAGTTCCTCGGGCTGACGAGAGGCGCCGGGTTCTGGAGGGACGTCGCCGGCTACGGGaagggcgtcgtcgtcgggctgCTCGACACCGGCGTCCACGCCGCGCACCCTTCCTTCGACGACCGcggcgtcccgccgccgccggcgaggtggaggggctcctgcgccgtcgccgccacgcgGCGGTGCAACAACAAGCTCGTCGGCGTCAAGTCCTTcgttgacggcggcggcggcggcgacgacgacgtcggccacGGGACACACACCGCGTCCACGGCCGCCGGGAacttcgtcgccggcggcgcgtcggACCGCGGCCTGGGCGCGGGAACGGCGGCCGGGATCGCGCCCGGCGCGCACGTCGCCATGTATAAGGTGTGCAACGGCTCAGGCTGCGATGACGACGCCGTGCTAGCCGGGTTCGACGAGGCCATGAAGGACGGAGTCGACGTCCTCTCGGTGTCGCTCGGGAGGTGGTCGAGTCCCCCCTTCGATGAGGACCCCATCGCCATTGCCGCCTTCAGCGCGGTGGCGCGAGGCATCACCGTGGTGTGCGCGGCCGGCAATGGCGGCCCCGAGCCGTCGACGGTCTCGAACGACGCGCCGTGGCTGCTCACGGTCGCCGCAGGCTCGGTCGACCGGAGCTTCTCCACCACCGTGCTGCTCGGCAacggcgagctcgtcgccggccaggcGCTCGCCCAGCAGCCCAACTCCTCGACCTCGTACTACCCACTCCTCTTCTCGGAGAAGCAACCGAAATGTAACGAGCTCGCCGGAATCGTCGGAGATggcgtcgccggccacctcgtGGTCTGCCAGTCCGATCCGGTCGAGGACGAGTCCGTCGTGAGCGCCATGatggccaccggcgccggcggcgtggtgctGATCAACACCGAGAGCGAAGGCTACACGACCGTCCTCGAGGACTACGGCCCGGGCATGGTGCAGGTGACCGTCGCCGGTGGCCACAACATCACGGAGTACGCTaggtcgtcgtcatcatcagcCGGCGGCTGCAAACCCAACGCCACCGTGGTGTTCGACAACACGTTGCTCAGCGTCCACCCGGCGCCCACCGTCGCCTCCTTCTCGTCCCGGGGACCGAGCAAGGTCGCCCCGGGCGTGCTCAAGCCGGACGTCCTGGCGCCGGGGCTCAACATCCTCGCCGCATGGCCGCCGCACctccagcacggcggcggcggcggaggcggcgggctcttCAAGGTCATATCCGGGACGTCCATGGCGACCCCGCACGcgagcggcgtggcggcgctcgTCAAGAGCCGCCACCCGGACTGGTCGCCGGCCGCCATCAAGTCAGCCATCCTGACGACGTccgacgccgtcgacggcgccggcaaCCCGATCCTGGACGAACACCACGAGAGGGCGACCGCGttcctcaccggcgccggccacATCAACCCGGCGAGGGCCGCCGACCCAGGCCTAGTGTACGACATCGCCGTCGCTGACTACGCCGGCTACATCTGCGCGCTGCTCGGAGACGCCGGGCTGGGGACGATCGTGCGCAACGAGAGCTTGAGCTGCGGGAAGCTGGACAAGAACAAGATACCGGAGGCGCAGCTCAACTACCCGACCATCACGGTGCCGCtgccgcggtcgtcgtcgtcggcggcgccgccgccgttcacgGTGAACCGGACGGTGACGAACGTCGGGCCGGCCAGGTCGACCTACACGGTGAAGCTGGAGATACCCAGGTCGCTGACGATGCGTGTGTCGCCGGAGAAGCTGGTGTTCTCCGGTGTCGGCGAGAAGAAGGACTTCAGCGTGACggtgagtggcggcggcggcggcggcgaggtggtggagggAAGCTTGAGTTGGGTGTCTGGGAAGCATGTCGTGCGCAGTCCGATTGTCGCCGTTCCCCAACCGTACCTGAAGTTAGGAAGCTAG